DNA sequence from the Glycine soja cultivar W05 chromosome 18, ASM419377v2, whole genome shotgun sequence genome:
GTATATATCTAAcgtaatatgaataaaatactCCTACATATACGTTGTTCACGTGTGACCATGTCACCGCGCGCACCATGCATGCATTGGCTACAATCTGTCCATATGAGGTGAGAAAGAAGGGATTCAAAAGAGAGAAAGTTCTCTAGAGGTGCTAGTATCTTAAATTGAAAAGGGGATTAAGCATCTCCAATGCTAGTATCTTCCTGGATTTCTAAAGCTAAGATACGGTTCCTTATTTTCCTTTATAACTGGAGACTGTCAGGTGATAAACAATGTTTCTTAAATTGAAGATCCACATCTTTCACCAAATCTGAAAAATCTACTTTCTAATATCATATCAGAGTCTATCTTAAATGAATGAATCCTTATGATTGTCACATTCTAAACAACTAGCCTTGAgtataaagaaaaatgtgaTAAAAGTTTATGACGGAACATGTTAAAGttttatattgaataaaaatagtatcaaaataaattatataagtgaaaaataatcctcaccttaaaaattaattttataaggtTGAACTAAATGGATAAAAAACCCACTTTTTGAAAGATGAAGACATTGTGCAAATcagcaaaaagaattttatattgtCTAAAATATCCAAAGTGTTGCAATCACGAGTACACGTGTTAGCCAAATCTACAAGCTTTTGGATCTTGTCGACAACACAAAAAGATCAATTATATTCTAATAAACAATATATGATTGATGAAACCATGCGTGATTAAATAAGGTTCTGCGAAATATCACTTCATAGAATTAATTCGTACGGATGAAGGATTGACtggatttaaaaattaaaacaaaagcaTCGTtatgcaagaaaaagaaataagaacacATACATGGTActaaacttttgtttttaatatataacagTTAACAAAACACCACCCTAATTTccacccttttttatttttctttcattctgatttcattttctctatttttcattcttttatagGAGTATAAACTTAGTTGTTAAATATTAAAGCAAGACGTTTAAttccattaattattttattgaagcataaaacaagacatTAATTAAGAGCATTCTTATTCCTTGGCCCAATTGATAAACTTGATGAGATTCTGATCACCTTGTGCTTTGTTCTTGATGACCTTTTCCATTAACTTGGAAGCCCttccttttatttcttcatCACCAAGTAGTTGCTCCACCTTCTTTTTAATCTCTTCCCTTAATATTATCCCATTTTCATCCCTGTGAAATTCAAGTCCAACCTTCCACACATCACAAATATATATCTTGTTCATAAGCTGGTCACTGCAGAATGGCCAGCACAAGAAGGGCACCCCATTATATAAACCTTCAATGGTTGAGTTCCAGCCACAATGGCTAATGAAACATGCTATGGCAGGGTGTTCCAAAATCTTCTTCTGTGGGGCCCAACCAACAATTTTACCTTGACTTCCCCGAAATTCATCTGGGTATGCAATGTTGTAACCATTGTCTTCACGCACAACCCAAAGAAAAGGCCTTTTGAGGAGATCAAGTCCAAGGGCTAACTCATTGAATTGGTTTGGTTTCGTTGACACCATGCTGCCAAATGAAGCATATATGACAGATTGAGGTGGTTGCTGATCCAACCACTCTAGGCAGGTTCTGTCTTCTTGCAATATTGATATTATGTTGTGCTCATTTGCCATCAATGGACCAATTGGTAGGAGCTTTTGTGATGTGGAGAATGCTCCAGCTTCAAGATCAAAAGTGGTGTTACAAAGCCACCTTTCAGCTAAATTCAGGTTTTGCATTTCTTGCTTCAtgtgaaggaagaagaaggcATTATCCAAGCAGTACCATGGCATGGCAGCTGCCTCCATCATAGGCAAATTAGAGGAAAGCTGAATTTCCTGCTTTCGGGTTGGGAGTcctgaaaagccaacatgccaATTAACAAACACATATCTCAGTGCTgcactattaaaaaaatgatgtacAAATATGAGATCAACAACAGGGTATAATAACGGTTTATAAAATAACTTTGATGGAGTATTTGCCTATAATGGGACCAAGAATTCCTGCAATAAAAAAGCAACTGCAAGTTGGTGAGTCATTATCAGAAGGATTAAATTATGttatcttatatatttatttatttttaaattataaaatataaaattagtggTGCATATTTTGTGTAGTTGAAAATAATTGCATCAAATCCAAACCCACGTGCGTTACAGCTatggttaaattaatttcatcaaCCAGTGTCTTAtggtattaattaaaaaattaaaataaataattatttattgtgaaaataaaataaaaaacataaaaaggtaaaaaaataaagtagttTTATAATCTCAAAATAAATCTGTATCACTCCTCATACTGCATAAGACAGTACTAGATTTTACGCTATCTCCACGAAAATGGTGGACAACCTTAAGAAAGGGTGAGTTTGGATGCGCATCTTCTGGCATGGTTTGATGCGCATCTTCAAAGCCCCACCAAGTTAGTTTTGCATTTTCTACCCCATATTTGATGTGAAAAGGTAGACTAACAtgtgtaataaattaaatttcgaTCCAAACACATGGACATCAGTAAAACTTTGATAAACGGTAAGAACTGAATCCtagacaatttttttcataGAGTAATATTACAACGTAGGACATTTCATGATAGAAAAGAACATGGCATTAAGTCTAGATGTTATCCTAACCTCAAATTGATCCTAAAAGTTAACCAATTAAGGAAGCGATACAATATAATGCTtggaaaaataatgagaaatttcCAATACACCGTACACAACAGCAGCATGTGACAGGAAGAATATAGTAAAGTACAAATGGATATGTGATAAATTGCGGTCATATATGTGGCCAGAAATTAATCAGGTTTGCTTGtgatttctattttcaaattagtttcataattTTCATGATGATCTGAATGACTGAAGTAGCTTCTACTTAATTCTTACCATTTTTGGAATCTATGGCACCCTCATCAATAAGCCTCTGAATGGAATTAAAGGATGCCAAAGAAGTAGCTGAGGCTGGCCAGAATAGAGCCCCTTTAATTCCCAGTTGGTGTCCAACTTCCAAGGCCCACCCCATATTCTTAGTGACGATAATACAAGAAATCTTGTTGTCACTGTCCTCAGCATCATTCACATCTTCTATGAGCTTGGGAAGCTTAGCACGCATGGTGTTTATGGTGGTGGAAATAACCTTGGCCTGGTCCTTTCTGTCATCTTCAGGGTCCACACCATCAGGGAGAGACACCAACTTTATGTGTGAGTCCATGATGACTTTGTCATTCCCACCACCACTTGCACTCTTCAGTTTTTCGTAGTTCTCATCTGAACTCAAGAGGGTGATTTTGCAGCCATATTTGGCCAAAACCTGGGAGAACTGAAGAAGGGGGTTCATGTGCCCTAGGATTGGGTAAGGTATTGCAAGAAAATGTGAGATACCCATCATAACGGGGTGAGTTGGAATCTTGCAAGTGAAGCAAAATTTACTGGTGAAACTTAGAACAATAGTTTCTTTGTGTAATTTGAGGTTGCGTGAATGGGTTTGTtactttttgtatatatatatggaccTGAATGCTAGCTGAACATTCAATCACGCCCAATCAACATAGTGTCTGTTTGGATacaagttataaatttttttgagagtttacttaaaatatatttaaaatagagaaatttttaaaataacttatgaCTTATATCCGAACATGCCTATAGTTTATtagtttgtttttatgttttgggtGTACAAGGGGTTTGTTTGTactaatcagaaaaaaaaaattaatgagtgATATGAACGGGTAGGCTGCAGGTTAGGGTGTGGTCCATGTTTCCAATTTTCCAAATTCCAATTGACTtggaaattatatattatacgaCAAATTTATTTCGACTTTGAAAATTACAGAACGGAATCAATGGacgttttatattaattaacataCCTGGTAATAAGAATATGGTAATAAGAATAATATACCATTAATTGATTTTTGAAGACTTTGCTAGACTAACAGCATGATGGCTTTTATATTAATGAACATCGCAATACGTGCATGCAACGTTGGTTTGTTTGTCGGAATCCGGTAGACACATCAAGTAAAAATTTCAGAtttgatattataaaatatttaagaatcaTAAACTTgagttatataattataaatgaatgactgccattataaattaattaataattatatgattatttaaaaaatatattatttcatttttaatcttgtaatttaaatataatttgatgACTAAATTTATAGTTCTACTTtttacaataatgaaatttcCCAATTGATAATGAAAATTAGGGATGAAAAATCATCAGACTGATCCACAAAGACTTATCACTTAGGTTAAACTGAAGTCagggaatttttttcaaaaaataaatcagagtatttattaaaatttctatttagttaaaaaaaattaaactttaagtCATTCCAAAAGTcatttaaacctaaaaaaacctatttattcaaataaacacgaatatatatttgttgttgttatattaattttgttgtaatgtattaattataatattaaatttaattatctttCTAAATGTTAAGCATGTAGGCTTGCATAAAGTATCAAGCTTAagcttataaatttattaaaagataaatttgtgTCCTTTGCAaagattttatttcaaaatatgcttttaaaaaattatcataaatgtCATATTAGaccttaaaaatatgtttatatcatataaataagtAAGACTTGACtattataaagtttaatatgcctattttgacttttattttaattttaaattacctCCTAAATAGATCCTTAATCAGACTTGTTAATTATATCAGGCTTTAATATAAGTTAAACCAcatccttataaaaaaaatctgccTATGACAAGTGAATAGATGAAGCTGAGACCAAGTATTTTTTAACTAAGGTGATGCTCAAATTTAGTCTATTTCTACTCCAAAGGAGAATGTATCAAATGGGAATCCATGTTATTTGAGAGATGAGTATCATAAACTTGGAATATTAGATTATATAGgtaagatttaaaaataaattttaatcgaGACACACACATTAAGAATTCAGCTGTGACTAGTTGGGAATactgaatattatatataaatagaatGTTCACAAAGTAATGCTGACCATTAATTTTGTTGGAATTAAGTTTGACCATATCAATTTGAAGAAAGACGACAACGGttctttgattttataatttggtTCTTAGACCTGCTTTTCTTACATTGTAATCATCCTTTTCCACCGTGTTATATACATTTCAAAATAGAATATATGACTAAGATGAATTAAACAGAATGTATCAAGCGAAAATATTGAATTTAGATGATAAAATTACGACAAATACTAACTAGTACCATTATGATATTAGTTaaggaagtaaaaaggaaaaaaaaaattattcggatgtgtaaaattattcatatgattttaaataaaatcttttttttaatttttaagttgtACACCTAGGACATTAGATAGTAATATCTTAAAAGTatacataaattataactaatttttaattttaaacatatcCATGTTTAGTTGTAtggtttaaattaataattcaaatctgataaaaaaataattttacttaatttaaaacAAGTGAATCCTTGATTATTTTCCTAA
Encoded proteins:
- the LOC114394445 gene encoding UDP-glycosyltransferase 83A1-like, whose product is MMGISHFLAIPYPILGHMNPLLQFSQVLAKYGCKITLLSSDENYEKLKSASGGGNDKVIMDSHIKLVSLPDGVDPEDDRKDQAKVISTTINTMRAKLPKLIEDVNDAEDSDNKISCIIVTKNMGWALEVGHQLGIKGALFWPASATSLASFNSIQRLIDEGAIDSKNGLPTRKQEIQLSSNLPMMEAAAMPWYCLDNAFFFLHMKQEMQNLNLAERWLCNTTFDLEAGAFSTSQKLLPIGPLMANEHNIISILQEDRTCLEWLDQQPPQSVIYASFGSMVSTKPNQFNELALGLDLLKRPFLWVVREDNGYNIAYPDEFRGSQGKIVGWAPQKKILEHPAIACFISHCGWNSTIEGLYNGVPFLCWPFCSDQLMNKIYICDVWKVGLEFHRDENGIILREEIKKKVEQLLGDEEIKGRASKLMEKVIKNKAQGDQNLIKFINWAKE